One part of the Rutidosis leptorrhynchoides isolate AG116_Rl617_1_P2 chromosome 1, CSIRO_AGI_Rlap_v1, whole genome shotgun sequence genome encodes these proteins:
- the LOC139885576 gene encoding pumilio homolog 5-like — protein sequence MATESPIRIMDASGKWASQATFEELGLVVKGQHFQEKQRNTGPNRSGSAPPSMEGSFAAIENLMSRHKISANASPNEEQLRSEPSYHAYYAAHVNLNPRLPPPIISDENRHLFRNAANPGNNPRITSFDDSTRLTQSNLSTHNEESDDDPSTKQENSLQYSSHEHNLDDDNNGQLLYSNPAAAAVSNTSSLKTVSVGRSEDDVSTIADVSSITNGITAINMSGISNTESQSQSQSQRDVQQRSMLQINVPNHQIVSHGQTYIGMNQVFQSPTNYSSEVQRALQSSGFTPPPYASGSGYMMSANHVYPNMYYPQQYTTSGYAYNPPYVSGYLPSSPIHMPYDINVSPTYIGQGQGQGQGHGHGQSQTSGVHLQHVNKFYGHSGLPVQPPFAESLQLSTRADDLIQKPPPLGIMGHGNMNPRRIDTTSPYYFGSPTHTGILQFPTTNYASPPVPGSPIGGVSFQRHGVRSYGGNQGFKDPKTYSYLEELKSGKGRRLELSDIFGHIVEFCGDQHGSRFIQQKLEICSNEEKESVFKEVLPNASNLITDVFGNYVIQKFFEYGTGEQRRELANQLEGQILPLSLQMYGCRVIQKALDVIELDQKVKLVSELDGNVLKCVRDQNGNHVIQKCIESVPMEKIKFVLSSFRGQVAALSTHPYGCRVIQRVLEHSTDELQSQFIADEILESVYTLSQDQYGNYVTQHVLKRGRPEERKQIVQKLAGHVVELSQHKFASNVIEKCLEYGDSTARGILIDEIIGLGDNNDNLLAMVKDQFANYVIQKVLQTCTSEQRELLLGRIKIHINSLKKYTYGKHIVTRFEQLYGEEVEASGS from the exons ATGGCGACTGAAAGCCCGATCAGAATCATGGATGCAAGCGGAAAATGGGCATCACAAGCGACATTTGAGGAGCTGGGATTAGTAGTAAAGGGCCAACATTTTCAAGAAAAACAGAGGAATACGGGTCCCAATCGAAGCGGAAGTGCACCACCAAGCATGGAAGGTTCATTTGCAGCAATTGAAAACCTCATGTCTAGACATAAAATTTCTGCAAATGCAAGTCCAAATGAAGAACAACTTCGATCAGAACCGTCTTATCATGCGTATTACGCTGCCCATGTCAACTTGAACCCAAGACTCCCTCCACCTATCATTTCAGACGAAAATCGGCATCTCTTTCGTAATGCTGCAAATCCCGGAAATAATCCAAGAATCACATCTTTTGATGATTCGACCCGTCTCACTCAGAGTAACCTTTCTACTCATAATGAAGAATCTGACGATGATCCATCAACGAAACAGGAAAATTCTCTTCAATATTCATCACATGAGCATAATCTTGATGATGATAATAACGGGCAGCTTTTGTATTCGAATCCTGCAGCTGCAGCTGTTTCAAACACGTCATCCCTTAAGACAGTTTCAGTTGGTCGTTCAGAAGATGACGTTTCAACCATTGCAGATGTTTCAAGTATAACAAATGGAATCACTGCTATCAATATGTCTGGCATCTCGaatactgaaagtcaaagtcaaagtcaaagtcaaagggaTGTTCAACAAAGAAGTATGCTTCAAATCAATGTCCCTAACCATCAAATAGTTTCACACGGTCAAACATATATCGGCATGAATCAGGTTTTTCAGAGTCCCACAAATTATTCTTCTGAGGTGCAACGGGCACTGCAGTCATCCGGGTTCACACCACCACCATACGCATCTGGGTCGGGTTATATGATGTCAGCGAATCATGTTTACCCAAATATGTACTATCCTCAACAATACACCACAAGTGGATATGCTTACAATCCACCATATGTATCTGGATATCTCCCTTCTAGCCCCATTCATATGCCTTATGACATTAACGTCTCTCCAACCTATATCGGTCAAGGTCAAGGTCAAGGTCAAGGTCATGGTCATGGTCAAAGTCAAACTTCAGGTGTGCATTTGCAACATGTGAATAAGTTTTATGGGCATTCCGGGTTACCAGTTCAACCTCCATTTGCTGAAAGTTTACAGCTTTCTACTCGTGCAGATGATTTGATACAAAAACCACCACCTTTAGGGATTATGGGTCATGGTAATATGAACCCGAGAAGAATTGATACCACAAGTCCTTACTACTTTGGTAGCCCGACCCACACGGGTATTTTGCAATTTCCAACTACAAACTATGCTAGTCCACCTGTGCCGGGATCACCAATAGGTGGGGTCAGCTTTCAACGACATGGGGTCAGATCATATGGTGGAAATCAGGGTTTTAAAGATCCAAAAACATATTCTTATCTTGAAGAACTGAAATCCGGGAAAGGTCGAAGGCTTGAGCTTTCGGATATTTTTGGTCACATTGTTGAATTCTG TGGTGATCAACATGGAAGTCGATTCATTCAACAGAAGCTGGAAATATGTAGCAATGAGGAAAAAGAATCTGTATTTAAGGAAGTTCTTCCTAATGCTTCTAATTTAATCACCGATGTTTTCGGTAACTATGTTATTCAAAAG TTTTTCGAATATGGAACTGGGGAGCAAAGGCGGGAACTTGCAAACCAACTCGAAGGCCAGATATTACCTTTAAGTCTGCAGATGTACGGTTGCCGAGTCATCCAAAAG GCACTTGATGTTATTGAGCTAGATCAAAAAGTAAAACTTGTTAGTGAGCTCGATGGAAATGTTTTGAAATGTGTTCGTGATCAAAACGGGAATCACGTTATACAAAAGTGTATTGAGAGTGTTCCAATGGAGAAAATCAAATTTGTGTTGTCGTCTTTTCGGGGCCAAGTTGCTGCCCTTTCGACACATCCATACGGGTGCCGCGTGATACAG AGGGTACTAGAACACTCTACAgatgaactacaaagccaatttaTTGCTGATGAGATATTGGAGTCTGTTTATACTCTTTCGCAGGATCAGTATGGCAATTATGTAACTCAG CATGTTTTAAAAAGAGGAAGACCCGAGGAAAGAAAACAAATTGTACAAAAGTTGGCGGGCCATGTTGTAGAACTAAGCCAACATAAATTTGCGTCAAATGTAATCGAGAAGTGTTTGGAATATGGTGATTCTACAGCAAGGGGAATTTTGATTGATGAGATCATCGGTCTTGGTGACAACAACGATAATTTATTG GCGATGGTGAAAGACCAATTCGCGAATTATGTAATCCAGAAGGTTCTTCAAACATGTACGAGTGAGCAGCGGGAATTGTTGCTTGGTCGTATAAAGATTCATAtcaattcattgaagaaatatACTTATGGGAAACACATTGTCACTCGCTTTGAACAATTGTACGGTGAAG AAGTTGAGGCGTCTGGTTCGTAA
- the LOC139885577 gene encoding 18S rRNA (guanine-N(7))-methyltransferase RID2-like, which yields MSSRPELQAPPEIFYDDVEARKYTSSSHIVGIQAELSERALELLALPDDDVPRLLLDIGCGSGLSGETISENGHHWVGLDISRSMLDVALERETNGDLILGDVGQGLGLRPGVIDGAISISAVQWLCNADKSCHEPRLRLKAFFGSLYRCLGRGARAVLQLYPENNAQRELILSFAMRAGFAGGVVIDYPHSSKKRKEYLVLTCGPPSLSTGTPSAKGEDENSCSDDESSGDEQDQTVRISDRHRPRKKQKVTRKGKTRSWVLKKKEQMRSKGNVVPPDSKYTARKRKARF from the exons ATGTCGTCACGGCCGGAGCTACAAGCACCACCGGAGATATTTTATGACGATGTTGAAGCTCGGAAGTACACTTCATCTTCTCATATCGTCGGAATTCAG GCAGAGCTTTCAGAGAGAGCACTAGAGCTACTTGCATTGCCTGATGATGACGTCCCTAGATTGCTTCTTGACATAG GTTGTGGCTCTGGACTCAGTGGTGAAACGATATCGGAGAATGGACATCATTGGGTTGGTCTTGATATATCACGATCGATGCTTG ATGTTGCTTTGGAGCGGGAGACAAATGGTGATCTTATACTTGGTGACGTGGGTCAG GGCCTAGGTCTTCGTCCTGGAGTGATTGACGGTGCCATCAGTATCTCGGCAGTTCAG TGGTTGTGCAATGCTGATAAATCTTGTCATGAGCCACGATTGAGATTGAA GGCATTTTTTGGATCGCTTTATAGATGTTTGGGCAGGGGAGCTAGAGCAGTTTTACAGTTATATCCTGAAAATAATGCCCAGCGAGAGCTAATTCTTAGTTTTGCTATGCGTGCTGGATTTGCTGGTGGAGTGGTCATCGATTACCCACATAG CTCGAAGAAAAGAAAAGAGTATCTTGTGCTTACGTGTGGGCCACCTTCATTGAGCACCGGGACACCAAGTGCCAAAGGAGAAGACGAAAACAGTTGTTCGGATGATGAGAGCAGCGGCGATGAACAGGACCAAACT GTGCGTATATCAGATAGGCACAGGCCTAGAAAAAAGCAAAAAGTTACGAGGAAAGGTAAGACGCGATCATGGGTACTGAAGAAAAAGGAACAAATGAGGAGCAAAGGAAACGTTGTCCCACCAGACTCAAAATACACAGCCCGCAAACGAAAAGCCCGTTTCTGA